The Methylomusa anaerophila genome has a segment encoding these proteins:
- a CDS encoding N-acetylmuramoyl-L-alanine amidase family protein, with translation MHNKKLMSYILALLMLLNILGSVPVAYAASGNGLSSTMNALTSPTMPNQSGTDGNISGTSFFEQVFSLLFDKILGPILNIIGGGKSAANPVDPLIKVTPLPSKGNYGQVVDNGVLRGKVIVVDPGHGGSNPGAMAYGTRESDNNLAVSLKLRDKLAKAGAVVIMTRETDRTVAAEGGTLGQELAARVDIAESNHADMFVSVHSNYNTDPTIAGAMTFYPSGRSSELARSIQSALIQETATVDKGVSPATYYVLRNTSMPSILVEMGFVTNKAESARLQDEGYRTKLAQGIYNGIVRYFNNH, from the coding sequence GTGCATAACAAAAAACTAATGTCATATATTCTGGCGTTACTGATGTTGCTTAACATTTTGGGATCGGTGCCGGTTGCATATGCTGCATCTGGAAATGGACTTAGCAGTACAATGAATGCTTTAACCTCTCCTACAATGCCGAATCAGTCAGGAACTGATGGCAATATTAGCGGCACGAGTTTTTTTGAGCAGGTTTTTAGTTTACTGTTTGATAAAATTTTAGGGCCGATATTAAATATTATTGGTGGGGGAAAATCCGCTGCCAATCCGGTCGACCCTTTGATAAAAGTTACTCCCCTGCCGTCGAAAGGAAATTATGGACAGGTTGTAGACAACGGTGTACTGCGAGGAAAAGTGATTGTTGTTGATCCAGGGCACGGAGGCAGCAACCCCGGCGCCATGGCTTACGGTACTCGTGAATCAGATAACAACTTAGCAGTAAGCTTGAAATTAAGAGATAAACTTGCAAAAGCCGGGGCGGTTGTAATCATGACGCGGGAAACCGACCGCACTGTTGCGGCTGAAGGCGGCACGCTTGGTCAAGAACTTGCTGCCAGAGTTGATATTGCTGAATCAAATCATGCTGATATGTTTGTCAGTGTTCATTCCAATTATAATACTGACCCAACTATTGCTGGCGCTATGACTTTCTACCCTAGCGGTAGATCGTCTGAGCTCGCACGCAGCATACAGAGTGCTTTAATTCAGGAAACCGCCACTGTTGATAAAGGCGTATCCCCTGCAACTTATTATGTGCTTCGGAACACATCCATGCCAAGTATTTTGGTCGAGATGGGTTTTGTCACCAACAAAGCAGAATCTGCCAGGCTGCAGGACGAGGGATACCGTACGAAGCTTGCTCAGGGAATCTATAACGGCATAGTAAGGTATTTCAACAACCATTAA
- the rpsO gene encoding 30S ribosomal protein S15 codes for MLTPENKQQLIEKYRMHPNDTGSPEVQIAILTERINYLTGHLKEHKKDHHSRRGLLKMVGQRRGLLNYLRDNDIERYRTILEKLNLRK; via the coding sequence ATGTTGACGCCGGAAAATAAACAACAGCTCATTGAAAAATATCGTATGCACCCTAACGATACAGGATCGCCTGAAGTACAGATTGCAATTCTGACCGAAAGAATCAACTATTTGACCGGGCATTTGAAAGAGCATAAGAAAGATCATCATTCACGGCGCGGTCTTTTGAAGATGGTTGGTCAACGCAGAGGATTGTTGAATTATCTGCGTGACAACGATATTGAGCGCTATCGCACAATTCTCGAAAAACTCAATCTCAGAAAATAA
- a CDS encoding polyribonucleotide nucleotidyltransferase: protein MEVFQLEIGGRALTIESGKMAKQANGAVLVRYGDTAVLVTATQSAEPRLGIDFFPLTVDYEERLYSVGKIPGGFIKREGRPSESAILAGRLIDRPIRPLFADGLRNDVQIVATVLSVDQDNPPDIPAMIGASCALGISDIIFGGPIGGVRIGLINNQFVVNPTVSQQGCSELNLVVAGTEDAVLMVEAGANELPEETVLDAIMFGHDIIRQIVNFQEDIITKVGKQKKEKPLYEVPAEIDTAVREFVTDKLQVAVSNPDKLEREEKIKEIKNQTAEHFSAIFLENEKDVSYMIQKILKEIVRRMITIDKIRPDGRQVEEVRPITCETGLLARTHGSGLFTRGQTQVLTITTLGAIGDEQILDGLGVEESKRYMHHYNFPAFSVGETRPSRGPGRREIGHGALAERALVPVIPPESEFPYTIRLVSEVLESNGSTSMGSVCGSTLSLMDAGVPIKAPVSGVAMGLVKEGDHYTILTDIQGMEDALGDMDFKVAGTVNGVTAVQMDIKIAGISKGILQDALAQAKRGRMHILSKMLEVISEPKAELSPYAPRIITMEIDPDKIRDVIGPGGKTIKKIIEDTGVSIDIEDDGKVFIAAVDVEAGQKAVRIIETLVRDVEVGGVYMGKVTRLMNFGAFVEILPGKEGLVHISQLARERVAKVEDVVKPGDEILVKVTEIDRQGRINLSRKELLKAEQHDRDKTSE from the coding sequence ATGGAAGTATTTCAATTGGAGATAGGCGGTCGTGCTTTGACTATTGAATCGGGCAAGATGGCTAAACAGGCAAATGGAGCAGTGCTAGTCCGATACGGTGACACGGCAGTACTGGTTACTGCCACTCAGTCGGCGGAACCCAGGCTTGGTATAGATTTCTTTCCCTTAACCGTTGACTATGAAGAAAGACTGTATTCGGTAGGTAAAATTCCCGGTGGCTTTATTAAGCGTGAAGGCAGACCCAGTGAATCGGCAATATTAGCCGGCAGGTTGATTGACCGTCCGATTCGACCTTTGTTTGCTGATGGTTTACGTAATGATGTTCAAATCGTGGCGACGGTATTATCTGTTGATCAGGATAATCCCCCTGATATTCCGGCAATGATTGGCGCTTCTTGCGCTTTAGGCATATCGGACATTATTTTTGGCGGCCCAATTGGCGGGGTACGTATTGGACTTATTAATAATCAATTTGTTGTAAATCCTACTGTTTCCCAACAGGGCTGCAGTGAACTTAATCTGGTTGTAGCCGGCACCGAAGATGCCGTGCTTATGGTCGAAGCCGGTGCCAACGAGCTGCCGGAAGAAACTGTTTTAGATGCAATTATGTTTGGGCATGATATCATTCGCCAAATCGTTAATTTCCAAGAAGATATTATTACTAAAGTAGGAAAACAAAAGAAAGAAAAACCGCTTTATGAAGTTCCGGCAGAAATAGACACTGCTGTAAGAGAGTTTGTCACTGACAAATTGCAAGTGGCGGTATCAAACCCGGATAAACTGGAACGGGAAGAAAAGATAAAAGAAATAAAGAACCAAACAGCGGAGCATTTTTCTGCTATTTTCCTTGAAAACGAAAAAGATGTTTCCTACATGATACAAAAAATTCTCAAAGAAATTGTCAGAAGGATGATTACAATTGATAAGATTCGTCCTGATGGCCGGCAAGTGGAGGAAGTCAGGCCAATTACATGCGAAACTGGATTGCTGGCCCGTACTCATGGCTCGGGCTTGTTCACCCGCGGACAAACGCAGGTACTTACCATCACTACTCTTGGGGCTATCGGCGATGAGCAAATACTGGATGGTTTGGGAGTTGAGGAATCTAAACGATATATGCACCATTACAATTTTCCTGCCTTCAGTGTGGGGGAGACCCGCCCGTCGCGGGGACCCGGAAGACGGGAAATTGGGCATGGTGCCCTGGCCGAGCGTGCTTTGGTACCGGTTATTCCTCCTGAAAGCGAGTTCCCCTATACTATCCGCCTGGTTTCGGAGGTGCTGGAGTCTAACGGATCTACATCCATGGGAAGTGTTTGCGGCAGTACTTTATCCTTAATGGATGCAGGGGTGCCGATAAAGGCGCCTGTATCCGGCGTAGCGATGGGTTTAGTTAAAGAAGGAGACCATTACACCATTTTAACAGACATTCAAGGAATGGAAGACGCTTTAGGTGATATGGACTTTAAGGTTGCCGGCACTGTTAACGGAGTTACAGCGGTACAGATGGATATTAAAATCGCCGGTATCAGCAAGGGAATACTGCAGGATGCTTTGGCGCAGGCTAAACGGGGCCGCATGCATATTCTTAGTAAAATGCTTGAGGTGATTAGTGAACCGAAAGCCGAATTGTCTCCGTATGCTCCGCGCATCATCACGATGGAGATTGATCCTGATAAAATCCGCGATGTTATTGGACCAGGCGGTAAGACGATCAAGAAGATAATCGAAGATACGGGTGTCTCTATTGACATTGAAGACGACGGCAAGGTCTTTATTGCCGCAGTTGACGTTGAAGCTGGACAAAAGGCTGTGCGCATCATAGAAACATTGGTGCGAGACGTGGAAGTTGGCGGTGTATACATGGGTAAGGTTACCCGCTTAATGAACTTTGGTGCATTTGTTGAAATTTTGCCGGGCAAGGAAGGTCTTGTCCATATCTCCCAGTTAGCTAGAGAGCGGGTAGCAAAGGTTGAGGATGTTGTAAAGCCTGGTGATGAAATTCTTGTAAAAGTAACAGAAATTGATCGTCAGGGACGAATTAATCTTTCACGTAAAGAATTGCTGAAAGCTGAACAACATGATCGGGACAAAACTTCAGAATAA
- a CDS encoding M16 family metallopeptidase, whose translation MKSVTLGVWIGTGSRFEDEKSHGISHFLEHLMFKGTGRRSAKDIAEAIDAVGGQLNAFTAKEYTCYYIKVLDVHRELAMDILSDMLLNSKFAAEDIERERQVVLEEVHMYEDSPDELVHDIYLDAVWPGHPLGRNILGAEESIEGFDRRLVLDFYHSHYTADNIVVAAAGNLEHEALVELAGKHFGGFSGNKKDALVHPPQYTPTRLIHSKETEQVHLCLGTASVSQSSPDIYPTHIINNILGGGISSRLFQSIREERGLAYSVYSYQANYRDAGLFTVYAGTRPNNIGQVVELIMKNIMDLQAGGVTKEEFIKAKEQIKGNLLLGLESSSSRMSRIGKMEITLGRYISLDEVVDKIERVAEEDIWRMIKKMFVSESLCLTALGPIQSDSIPDVRKPRE comes from the coding sequence GTGAAATCAGTTACCTTAGGCGTATGGATAGGAACGGGGTCCCGCTTTGAGGATGAGAAGAGTCACGGTATTTCACACTTTCTCGAACATCTTATGTTCAAGGGAACCGGCAGGCGTTCAGCTAAAGACATCGCCGAAGCCATCGACGCGGTTGGCGGGCAGTTAAACGCTTTTACCGCCAAAGAGTATACCTGCTATTACATCAAAGTATTGGATGTTCACCGGGAACTAGCAATGGATATACTGAGTGATATGCTGTTAAATTCTAAGTTCGCAGCTGAAGATATTGAGCGCGAACGTCAGGTCGTTTTGGAAGAAGTTCACATGTATGAGGATTCCCCTGATGAATTAGTTCATGATATCTATCTTGATGCGGTTTGGCCCGGACATCCATTGGGAAGAAATATTCTGGGGGCGGAAGAGTCAATAGAGGGATTTGATCGCAGATTAGTCTTGGACTTTTACCACTCGCATTATACTGCGGATAATATAGTTGTTGCGGCGGCAGGCAATTTGGAGCACGAGGCGCTGGTTGAATTGGCCGGAAAACATTTTGGCGGTTTTTCGGGAAACAAAAAAGATGCTCTTGTACATCCGCCGCAGTATACTCCTACACGATTAATTCACTCCAAAGAGACTGAACAAGTGCATTTATGTTTGGGTACCGCCAGTGTATCGCAAAGTTCTCCTGATATTTACCCTACCCATATAATCAATAATATACTGGGTGGCGGAATTAGTTCGCGTTTGTTTCAATCAATCCGGGAAGAACGGGGGCTGGCATACTCTGTCTATTCATATCAGGCAAATTACAGGGATGCAGGACTTTTTACAGTCTACGCAGGCACCCGCCCCAATAATATCGGCCAGGTCGTGGAACTGATCATGAAAAATATCATGGATCTGCAAGCAGGCGGCGTAACCAAAGAAGAATTTATTAAAGCGAAAGAGCAAATTAAAGGGAATCTTTTACTTGGATTAGAAAGTTCCAGTAGCCGCATGTCCCGCATTGGCAAAATGGAAATTACTTTGGGTAGATACATTTCCCTAGATGAAGTTGTTGACAAGATCGAACGCGTTGCGGAAGAAGATATTTGGCGAATGATAAAAAAAATGTTTGTTTCTGAGTCACTTTGCCTCACAGCTCTCGGTCCGATTCAGTCAGATTCTATTCCTGATGTTCGCAAGCCTCGGGAATAA
- a CDS encoding YlmC/YmxH family sporulation protein, whose translation MRISEFTGKEVINLGDGARLGIINECELSIDSQTGQILGIILPKRKNLLNFLADLQSTVVPWQAIKRIGEEVIIVDLNNSYESYERILG comes from the coding sequence GTGCGGATTAGTGAGTTTACAGGAAAAGAGGTAATCAATCTTGGGGATGGGGCGCGTTTAGGAATAATTAATGAATGTGAACTGTCTATTGATAGCCAGACAGGCCAAATTTTAGGAATTATATTGCCCAAAAGAAAAAATCTGTTAAATTTTTTGGCGGATCTACAAAGCACTGTTGTTCCATGGCAAGCAATTAAACGAATTGGAGAGGAAGTAATTATCGTTGATTTAAATAATTCGTACGAATCGTACGAACGTATATTGGGATAA
- the truB gene encoding tRNA pseudouridine(55) synthase TruB, which yields MISGVLNILKPPGMTSHDVVSFIRRIYGIKRVGHAGTLDPAAAGVLPVFIGNATRLIEYTTNDDKSYRAEVTFGYETDTADDTGRITYTAIDCAVPEPSRIEQVLVSFLGEITQIPPIYSAIKVGGKKLYELARAGVDVEPKPRNIIIYDISLVKANYHKLLFDVTCSKGTYIRSLCVDIGKKLGCPAVMSFLVRTRVGQFFLENSWTIEEIAAAKEEAILPADRVLTIPSVVLTPDEAKAICNGRSVPYAYNHEIQVLKQSVKIYDQSNTFIGIGLLFKKTEGQHVLSPVKVLN from the coding sequence ATGATCTCAGGGGTACTCAATATTCTCAAACCGCCAGGCATGACCTCTCATGACGTTGTGTCTTTCATTCGCCGGATCTATGGGATTAAACGGGTTGGGCATGCCGGAACCCTTGATCCTGCTGCGGCCGGAGTATTGCCGGTATTTATCGGCAATGCCACCAGGTTAATTGAATACACGACGAATGATGACAAGAGCTACCGGGCCGAAGTGACTTTCGGTTATGAAACGGATACCGCAGACGACACCGGCAGGATCACTTATACTGCTATTGATTGCGCTGTTCCTGAGCCGAGTCGGATCGAACAGGTGCTTGTTTCATTCTTAGGCGAAATTACGCAGATTCCACCTATATATTCTGCTATCAAAGTTGGTGGTAAAAAGCTTTATGAACTTGCGCGGGCGGGAGTGGATGTTGAGCCAAAGCCAAGAAATATTATAATTTATGATATTTCATTGGTCAAAGCCAATTACCATAAACTTTTATTTGATGTCACGTGTTCTAAAGGTACTTACATACGCTCCCTATGCGTTGATATTGGTAAAAAACTCGGGTGTCCGGCCGTTATGTCTTTTTTGGTGAGGACGCGTGTCGGCCAGTTTTTTCTAGAAAACTCTTGGACTATCGAAGAAATTGCCGCCGCGAAAGAAGAAGCTATACTGCCGGCCGACCGTGTTTTAACAATACCCTCCGTAGTGTTGACACCTGATGAGGCTAAAGCCATTTGCAACGGCCGGAGCGTTCCCTATGCTTATAATCATGAGATTCAAGTTTTGAAACAAAGTGTCAAAATATATGATCAGTCTAATACGTTCATTGGAATTGGACTGCTTTTTAAGAAGACGGAAGGACAGCACGTTCTTAGTCCGGTAAAAGTTTTAAATTAA
- a CDS encoding bifunctional riboflavin kinase/FAD synthetase gives MKVFTHLSDIRDICDIFRLNQTVMALGTFDGVHVGHKRIISHTAELARVIFGTSVVFTFSNHPLCIIDPERCPSQIITAQEKARLIEALSINIFLNIPFTEQMLHLSPDNFISLLLKYFDLRYVIIGSNYTYGFRGAGTAETLCEAGIKHGFKVEIIDTVCVDGLPVSSTAVRQLIAAGDIKLASKLLGRVLTIEAQVIKGDGRGRTLGYPTANLSIPTGLLVPKDGVYAVRVLIEGIRRNAIANIGANPTFTGSDRRIEVYILDYSGDLYGRFLLVEFVDRIRDEIAFSSVEQLTTQIASDISVAQNRIFSRQM, from the coding sequence ATGAAAGTATTTACTCACCTTAGTGATATTCGTGATATTTGTGATATTTTTAGACTCAATCAAACGGTAATGGCACTTGGTACATTTGATGGCGTGCATGTGGGACACAAAAGAATTATTTCTCATACGGCAGAGTTAGCCAGAGTTATTTTCGGTACGAGTGTGGTTTTCACTTTCAGCAATCATCCACTTTGTATTATTGATCCTGAGCGCTGTCCCTCGCAAATTATTACAGCGCAAGAAAAAGCACGTCTTATTGAGGCTTTGTCAATTAACATCTTTCTCAATATCCCGTTCACGGAACAAATGCTACATTTGAGCCCGGATAATTTTATTTCCTTGCTTCTTAAATACTTTGATCTGAGGTACGTCATTATTGGATCTAATTATACATACGGTTTTCGCGGCGCCGGTACTGCTGAAACTTTATGCGAAGCAGGTATTAAGCATGGTTTTAAAGTAGAGATAATTGATACTGTATGTGTAGACGGCCTGCCAGTGAGCAGTACTGCGGTTCGGCAATTAATCGCCGCTGGTGACATCAAACTTGCGTCCAAATTATTAGGCCGAGTTCTAACCATTGAAGCACAAGTAATAAAGGGCGATGGCCGCGGGCGTACATTGGGATATCCTACTGCTAATCTCTCCATTCCAACTGGTTTGCTGGTTCCCAAAGATGGTGTGTATGCCGTAAGAGTTTTAATTGAAGGTATAAGACGTAATGCAATTGCCAATATTGGTGCCAATCCCACCTTTACTGGCAGTGATCGGCGAATCGAAGTGTATATTTTGGATTATTCCGGTGACCTTTACGGCCGATTTTTGCTGGTTGAGTTTGTAGATAGAATTCGGGACGAAATTGCTTTTAGCAGTGTAGAGCAACTGACGACGCAAATTGCCAGCGATATTTCTGTGGCCCAAAACCGGATCTTTTCCAGACAAATGTAA
- the rnpM gene encoding RNase P modulator RnpM, giving the protein MKPRKIPQRMCVGCQEMKNKKELLRVVRTPNGEVILDSTGKKAGRGAYVCRSEQCFAKAFKEKRLERALKQTIEAEVYELLRSGITNE; this is encoded by the coding sequence GTGAAACCGCGAAAGATACCCCAAAGAATGTGCGTTGGTTGCCAGGAAATGAAAAACAAGAAGGAATTATTAAGAGTTGTACGTACTCCTAACGGCGAAGTTATCTTAGACTCGACAGGAAAAAAAGCCGGACGAGGAGCATATGTTTGCCGTAGCGAGCAATGCTTTGCGAAAGCATTTAAAGAGAAGCGACTGGAACGCGCACTTAAACAAACTATTGAGGCGGAGGTTTACGAGTTGTTACGCTCAGGTATAACAAATGAATGA
- a CDS encoding L7Ae/L30e/S12e/Gadd45 family ribosomal protein produces the protein MNEQKLMSILGLAQKAGKLASGEFAVQGAIKSGKARLLLIASDASESTKQTYRDQAAYYKIASYEASSKDHLGRCIGKARRAAIAIIDDGFAKSIVSLL, from the coding sequence ATGAATGAGCAGAAACTTATGTCAATTCTTGGCCTAGCCCAAAAAGCAGGGAAACTGGCATCCGGGGAATTCGCTGTTCAAGGAGCTATAAAATCAGGAAAAGCCAGGCTTCTACTGATTGCTTCTGACGCATCGGAAAGTACCAAGCAGACCTATCGTGATCAAGCTGCATACTATAAAATTGCTTCTTATGAAGCGTCATCCAAGGATCATTTAGGTCGATGTATCGGAAAAGCTCGACGAGCGGCGATAGCAATTATTGATGACGGTTTTGCAAAATCAATCGTTTCATTGCTCTAA
- a CDS encoding DHH family phosphoesterase: MEISLAVSAQLLRKAFNIVLTTHIHPDGDALGSLLALYFYLVSTGKCIRLLLDDDIPASLAFLPGTEEIQKLPETPETADLLVVLDASDAERIGKVKHMVKAPILNIDHHISNTKYADYLYLDSAAAATGEIIMQLLELEKASITKEMATCLFTAIATDCGFFRYANTSPNALRYAADLVEYGAKPSKIAECLDTRPLAAIKVLPKILETLEIRELSATGQVAFLTVMPSLLQELNDDTEGLINYPRNIAGVEIAVLLKVVNDNVIRVSLRSKITDVSRVALTFGGGGHARAAGCTINGPVDLVKDQLISAIEKLSKNDGRSG, from the coding sequence ATGGAGATATCACTCGCAGTTAGTGCCCAATTACTGCGTAAAGCGTTTAATATTGTGCTAACCACTCATATTCATCCTGACGGCGATGCCCTAGGGTCATTATTGGCGCTGTATTTCTATTTAGTGTCCACAGGAAAATGTATTCGTTTGTTATTAGATGATGATATACCAGCCTCGCTAGCTTTTTTACCTGGCACCGAAGAGATTCAAAAGCTGCCTGAAACCCCCGAAACTGCTGATTTGCTTGTTGTCTTGGATGCAAGCGATGCCGAGAGAATAGGCAAGGTTAAACATATGGTAAAGGCGCCGATTCTCAATATTGATCACCATATTTCCAACACCAAATATGCGGACTACTTATACCTCGATAGCGCTGCAGCGGCTACAGGCGAGATTATTATGCAGCTATTAGAACTGGAGAAAGCCTCAATCACTAAGGAAATGGCAACATGTCTATTTACAGCAATAGCTACTGATTGTGGTTTCTTCCGTTATGCCAATACCTCGCCCAATGCTCTCCGTTATGCAGCGGATTTGGTAGAGTACGGAGCCAAGCCGAGTAAAATTGCGGAGTGTCTTGATACAAGACCGCTAGCCGCAATTAAGGTCTTACCGAAAATTTTAGAGACGCTTGAAATTCGCGAATTGAGCGCAACCGGACAGGTTGCTTTTCTAACAGTTATGCCGTCACTTCTTCAAGAACTAAATGACGATACTGAGGGGCTTATTAATTATCCGCGAAACATTGCCGGTGTGGAAATTGCCGTATTATTAAAAGTGGTTAATGATAATGTAATTAGAGTCAGCTTGCGATCAAAAATTACTGATGTTAGTCGTGTTGCCCTTACATTTGGCGGCGGTGGGCACGCTCGCGCCGCCGGTTGCACAATTAATGGACCGGTGGACCTGGTGAAAGATCAACTTATTTCTGCTATTGAGAAACTGTCGAAAAATGATGGGAGATCAGGATAA
- the rbfA gene encoding 30S ribosome-binding factor RbfA, protein MGQLRVEKVQEFIKQEISQIILSELKDPRIGFVTVTRVEASGDLRSAKVYLSLMGNEDQKLVTWQGLQSSLGFLRTEIGKRIRMRFTPELSLHLDESLDHSARIQELLLKIKQEEGG, encoded by the coding sequence ATGGGTCAACTGCGGGTAGAGAAGGTACAAGAGTTTATAAAACAAGAAATCAGTCAGATTATATTAAGTGAATTGAAGGATCCCCGGATCGGTTTTGTCACGGTAACCCGGGTAGAGGCAAGCGGCGATTTGCGCAGCGCAAAAGTATATCTTAGCTTAATGGGAAACGAAGATCAGAAACTGGTAACATGGCAAGGATTACAATCGTCTTTAGGTTTTTTACGTACGGAAATAGGCAAGAGAATCCGCATGCGCTTTACTCCCGAGTTGTCACTGCATCTTGACGAGTCTCTTGATCATAGTGCCAGAATTCAAGAACTATTGCTTAAAATTAAGCAGGAAGAAGGCGGTTAG
- a CDS encoding polysaccharide deacetylase family protein: protein MRRKWNTIVIRKIPAWYVLFSAAFCLFVAMLSGNLQPWYTNNFLHTGLQPISQGNTAEPKVALACNVFWGEEFLPQMLDTLAQQDAKITFFIGGSWAKKYPEMVKTIADGGHELGNHTYSHPHPNNLSKEKNQEQIIKTEELVHSITGIKTNLYAPPYGEYNNTVLMAAHELDYRTIMWSIDTIDWKRPPAQVIKNRVISKLHNGAIILMHPTAPTAEALPELLREIKNKGYTVVKVSDILQ, encoded by the coding sequence ATGCGGCGGAAATGGAATACGATAGTTATACGAAAAATTCCTGCTTGGTATGTACTATTTTCGGCGGCCTTCTGTCTATTTGTTGCCATGCTATCCGGGAATTTGCAGCCTTGGTACACAAATAATTTTTTGCATACCGGCTTGCAGCCGATTTCTCAGGGAAACACGGCGGAACCTAAAGTGGCTTTGGCCTGTAATGTGTTTTGGGGCGAGGAGTTTTTGCCCCAAATGCTTGATACGCTTGCGCAACAGGATGCAAAGATTACGTTCTTTATTGGCGGGAGTTGGGCGAAAAAATATCCGGAGATGGTTAAGACCATAGCTGATGGCGGACATGAACTTGGCAATCATACCTATAGTCACCCCCATCCCAATAATTTGAGTAAAGAGAAAAATCAAGAGCAAATTATTAAAACAGAGGAATTGGTACATAGCATTACTGGAATCAAAACTAATCTTTATGCTCCTCCTTACGGTGAATATAATAATACCGTTCTCATGGCGGCGCACGAGTTAGACTACAGGACCATTATGTGGAGTATCGATACCATTGACTGGAAACGCCCTCCGGCACAGGTAATAAAAAATAGGGTGATAAGTAAACTGCACAATGGAGCAATCATTTTGATGCATCCGACGGCACCAACTGCAGAAGCTTTACCTGAACTTCTAAGGGAAATAAAAAATAAAGGATATACAGTCGTTAAGGTGAGTGATATACTTCAATAA
- a CDS encoding general stress protein — MATYNSNSTATGNTHIENDSLVTGYSNSQSSAVQQTLSGGQNVGQGVKTVVGIFNSHDDAEKAVNALRSQGFGIEEINIVSKNKSTRNRENQYFEDDVTDGALTGGTLGGIGGLLLGAGALAIPGVGPVLAAGPIAAALSGAVAGGIAGGLIDWGIPAEAGKHYEEQVAKGGILTVIRTSENKVQQAAQVLRQYGAKDVETHSIK; from the coding sequence ATGGCTACATACAATTCCAATAGCACAGCAACTGGAAATACTCACATTGAAAACGACTCTTTGGTCACCGGCTATTCTAATTCGCAAAGTTCGGCAGTTCAGCAGACTTTATCAGGGGGGCAGAATGTCGGGCAGGGTGTGAAAACTGTTGTGGGGATATTTAATTCCCATGATGACGCGGAAAAAGCTGTTAATGCGTTAAGATCACAAGGATTCGGTATTGAGGAAATTAATATCGTCTCAAAAAATAAAAGTACCCGCAACCGGGAAAATCAATATTTTGAGGACGATGTGACTGATGGTGCCTTGACAGGCGGTACTCTTGGCGGGATAGGAGGACTGCTTTTAGGAGCAGGGGCTTTAGCAATCCCGGGAGTTGGTCCGGTTTTGGCCGCAGGTCCTATTGCAGCAGCCCTAAGCGGCGCAGTCGCCGGCGGAATTGCTGGCGGACTGATCGACTGGGGAATTCCGGCCGAAGCAGGTAAGCATTATGAAGAACAAGTGGCCAAAGGAGGAATATTGACCGTCATCCGTACCAGTGAGAACAAAGTTCAGCAGGCGGCGCAAGTTCTTCGCCAATACGGCGCCAAGGATGTTGAAACTCATTCGATCAAATAG
- the dut gene encoding dUTP diphosphatase, with amino-acid sequence MMMRGFEKISTYEHKSISLPGRKTKQSAGYDLAAAEDVVVPPSQIILVPTGLKAYMQPDEYLGIHIRSGLSVKRGLSLINGQGIIDSDYYNNPENEGHIMIALYNHSSSSVHIQKGERIAQGVFYKYLLADNDDANESRSGGFGSTGNE; translated from the coding sequence ATAATGATGCGTGGTTTTGAGAAGATTAGCACATATGAACATAAAAGCATTTCCCTACCTGGGCGCAAGACAAAGCAAAGCGCCGGTTACGACCTGGCTGCCGCCGAGGATGTTGTTGTTCCTCCCAGCCAAATAATATTGGTACCTACCGGCTTAAAAGCGTACATGCAACCTGACGAATATCTGGGAATTCATATCCGATCAGGACTTTCTGTCAAGCGTGGTCTGAGTCTCATCAACGGACAAGGTATTATTGATTCGGATTACTATAATAATCCGGAAAATGAAGGCCATATTATGATTGCCTTATATAATCACAGTTCTAGTTCGGTACACATTCAAAAAGGTGAACGTATAGCGCAAGGCGTTTTTTATAAATATTTACTGGCAGATAACGATGATGCTAATGAATCTCGCAGCGGGGGATTCGGAAGCACGGGCAACGAATAG